A single genomic interval of Phocoena sinus isolate mPhoSin1 chromosome 15, mPhoSin1.pri, whole genome shotgun sequence harbors:
- the TUFM gene encoding elongation factor Tu, mitochondrial — translation MAASTVLRATPLFSGLGAGPTPLLKGLLRPLKGPALPLLCRGLAVEAKKIYVRDKPHVNVGTIGHVDHGKTTLTAAITKILAEGGGAKFKKYEEIDNAPEERARGITINAAHVEYSTAARHYAHTDCPGHADYVKNMITGTAPLDGCILVVAANDGPMPQTREHLLLAKQIGVEHVVVYVNKADAVQDSEMVELVELEIRELLTELGYKGEETPIIVGSALCALEQRDPELGLKSVQKLLDAVDTHITVPTRDLEKPFLLPIESVYSIPGRGTVVTGTLERGILKRGDECEFLGHSKNIRSVVTGIEMFHKSLERAEAGDNLGALVRGLKREDLRRGLVMAKPGSIQPHQKVEAQVYILSKEEGGRHKPFVSHFMPVMFSLTWDMACRVVLPPGKELAMPGEDLKLTLILRQPMILEKGHRFTLRDGNRTIGTGLVTDTPAMTEADKNIKWS, via the exons ATGGCGGCCTCGACCGTGCTGCGCGCGACGCCCCTCTTCAGCg GTCTCGGCGCCGGCCCGACCCCACTGCTGAAGGGCCTTTTGCGGCCGCTGAAGGGCCCGGCATTGCCCCTCTTGTGCCGCGGCCTGGCTGTGGAGGCCAAGAAGATCTATGTGCGCGACAAGCCCCATGTAAACGTGGGTACCATTGGCCACGTAGACCACGGCAAGACCACACTGACCGCGGCCATCACGAAAA TTTTAGCCGAGGGAGGTGGGGCCAAATTTAAGAAATACGAGGAGATTGACAACGCCCCGGAGGAGCGAGCCCGAGGTATCACAATCAATGCCGCCCACGTGGAGTACAGCACCGCTGCGCGCCACTACGCCCACACTGACTGTCCCGGTCATGCAGACTACGTTAAG aATATGATCACAGGCACAGCTCCCCTCGACGGCTGCATCCTGGTGGTGGCAGCCAACGATGGCCCCATGCCCCAGACCCGAGAACACTTATTACTGGCCAAACAG ATTGGAGTAGAGCATGTGGTGGTGTATGTGAACAAGGCGGATGCTGTGCAGGACTCTGAGATGGTGGAGCTGGTGGAGCTGGAGATCAGGGAACTGCTCACTGAGTTGGGCTACAAAGGGGAGGAGACTCCGATCATCGTTGGCTCTGCTCTCTGTGCCCTTGAG CAACGTGACCCTGAGCTAGGCCTGAAGTCTGTGCAGAAGCTGCTGGATGCTGTGGACACTCACATCACAGTGCCCACCCGGGACCTGGAGAAGCCTTTCCTGCTGCCTATAGAGTCAGTGTACTCTATCCCCG gccggggcacggtGGTGACAGGCACACTAGAGCGTGGCATTTTGAAGAGGGGAGATGAGTGTGAGTTCCTGGGACATAGCAAGAATATTCGCAGTGTGGTGACAG GAATCGAGATGTTCCACAAGAGCCTGGAGAGGGCAGAGGCAGGCGACAACCTTGGGGCCCTGGTCCGCGGCTTGAAGCGGGAGGACCTGAGGCGTGGCCTGGTCATGGCCAAGCCAGGTTCCATCCAGCCCCACCAGAAGGTGGAGGCACAG GTGTACATCCTCAGTAAGGAGGAGGGTGGCCGCCACAAGCCCTTTGTATCCCACTTCATGCCTGTCATGTTCTCCCTGACTTGGGACATGGCCTGTCGGGTTGTCCTGCCTCCAGGGAAG gagcttgcCATGCCCGGGGAGGACCTGAAGCTCACCCTAATCCTGCGGCAGCCAATGATCTTAGAAAAAGGCCACCGTTTCACCCTGCGAGATGGCAACCGGACCATTGGCACCGGCCTTGTCACTGACACGCCAGCCATGACCGAGGCGGACAAGAACATCAAGTGGAGCTGA